Proteins found in one Cinclus cinclus chromosome 8, bCinCin1.1, whole genome shotgun sequence genomic segment:
- the EXTL2 gene encoding exostosin-like 2 isoform X1, which produces MRCFHFCKLPGRVMGIRLLRFTSVVIIVLLLVAGALTALLPTIKDDKLPNSRREPKTQSQSALDSFTLIMQTYNRTDLLLKLLNHYQAIPQLHKVIVVWNNIGEKTPEEMWNSLGPHPVPVVFKVQTVNRMRNRLQNFPDLETKAVLMMDDDTLVSAHDLAFAFSVWQQFPEHIVGFVPRKHISTPSGVYSYGSFELQNPGFGNGDQYSMVLIGAAFFHSGYLEDFQQQPEAVYALIDETQNCDDIAMNFLVAKHTGKPSGVFVKPVDIRNLEKDTNSGYSGMWHRAEHLLQRSYCVNKLVNIYDGMPLKYSNIMISQFGFPNYANHKNKM; this is translated from the exons ATGAG GTGTTTTCACTTCTGTAAGCTTCCAGGAAGAGTTATGGGAATCCGCCTACTAcgcttcacctctgtggtgatCATCGTCTTGCTTCTTGTGGCAGGTGCTTTAACAGCTCTGCTTCCCACTATCAAAGATGACAAACTGCCCAATTCGAGAAGGGAACCAAAAACCCAGAGTCAGTCTGCCTTGGATTCATTCACTCTTATTATGCAGACATACAACAGAACTGACTTACTGCTAAAGCTTTTAAATCATTATCAAGCAATCCCCCAACTACATAAAGTAATTGTTGTGTGGAACAACATTGGTGAGAAGACACCAGAGGAAATGTGGAATTCCTTGGGGcctcatcctgtccctgttgTCTTTAAAGTTCAAACTGTAAATCGTATGAGAAACAGACTGCAGAATTTCCCTGACCTGGAAACAAAAG CTGTTTTAATGATGGATGATGACACACTAGTCAGTGCTCATGACCTTGcttttgccttttctgtttGGCAG caattTCCAGAGCATATAGTGGGATTTGTTCCTAGAAAGCACATTTCTACCCCTTCAGGCGTATACAGTTATGGAAGCTTTGAATTGCAGAAccctggatttgggaatggagATCAGTATTCTATGGTGCTTATTGGTGCAGCATTTTTTCACAGTGGATATTTAGAAGACTTTCAACAGCAGCCAGAAGCAGTTTATGCCTTAATAGATGAAACTCAAAATTGTGATGATATTGCCATGAATTTTCTGGTAGCCAAGCATACTGGAAAGCCTTCAGGAGTGTTTGTGAAGCCTGTTGACATaagaaatttagaaaaagaCACTAACAGTGGCTATTCTGGAATGTGGCACCGAGCAGAGCATTTGTTACAGAGATCCTACTGTGTAAATAAACTGGTTAATATTTATGATGGCATGCCCTTAAAATATTCTAATATCATGATTTCTCAGTTTGGTTTTCCTAATTATGCcaatcacaaaaataaaatgtaa
- the EXTL2 gene encoding exostosin-like 2 isoform X2 — protein MRCFHFCKLPGRVMGIRLLRFTSVVIIVLLLVAGALTALLPTIKDDKLPNSRREPKTQSQSALDSFTLIMQTYNRTDLLLKLLNHYQAIPQLHKVIVVWNNIGEKTPEEMWNSLGPHPVPVVFKVQTVNRMRNRLQNFPDLETKALSRRCTTINPVCFKWKKYLYVALQT, from the exons ATGAG GTGTTTTCACTTCTGTAAGCTTCCAGGAAGAGTTATGGGAATCCGCCTACTAcgcttcacctctgtggtgatCATCGTCTTGCTTCTTGTGGCAGGTGCTTTAACAGCTCTGCTTCCCACTATCAAAGATGACAAACTGCCCAATTCGAGAAGGGAACCAAAAACCCAGAGTCAGTCTGCCTTGGATTCATTCACTCTTATTATGCAGACATACAACAGAACTGACTTACTGCTAAAGCTTTTAAATCATTATCAAGCAATCCCCCAACTACATAAAGTAATTGTTGTGTGGAACAACATTGGTGAGAAGACACCAGAGGAAATGTGGAATTCCTTGGGGcctcatcctgtccctgttgTCTTTAAAGTTCAAACTGTAAATCGTATGAGAAACAGACTGCAGAATTTCCCTGACCTGGAAACAAAAG CTCTTTCCAGGAGGTGTACAACAATAAATCCTGTTTGTTTCAAGTGGAAAAAATACCTGTATGTTGCATTACAGACCTGA